One window from the genome of [Clostridium] celerecrescens 18A encodes:
- a CDS encoding ATP-dependent DNA ligase: MDIFESRNVSPMLISEMVEPFDSPNFIYEIKWDGIRTLSFLDSKTDMRNKRNKLMIPIFPELESLYKQVKTKCIIDHELLVLKNGIPDFYEVQKRALMSNAFKIKLSADKYPASVIAYDILYYKDKDITMLPLIERKKYLTDVVIENHLISVSRFIENDGTKLFELVKEKGLEGTVAKRKDSLYWPGKRTKDWVKCKIMSTDDCVVCGYIPKENNMTSLVLGQYDDDVLVYKGHVTLGVSLRVLKEHNYKVIDYSPFGYVPPGNEDCVWLAPELVCIVESMPTEKEGFRQPVFKGIRDDKLALECKV; the protein is encoded by the coding sequence ATGGATATTTTTGAAAGCAGGAATGTAAGCCCGATGCTGATTTCGGAAATGGTAGAACCATTTGATTCTCCAAATTTTATCTACGAGATAAAATGGGACGGGATCAGGACTCTGTCTTTTTTGGACTCAAAAACAGATATGAGAAACAAAAGAAACAAGCTCATGATTCCAATATTTCCAGAGTTGGAAAGTCTTTATAAACAGGTTAAAACGAAATGTATCATTGACCACGAGTTGCTTGTACTCAAAAATGGCATCCCTGATTTCTATGAAGTGCAAAAACGAGCGTTGATGAGCAATGCATTTAAAATAAAATTATCCGCCGATAAATATCCGGCTAGTGTCATCGCTTATGACATCTTATACTATAAAGATAAGGATATTACGATGCTCCCCTTAATCGAGAGAAAAAAATATCTAACTGATGTTGTAATTGAGAATCATTTAATTTCCGTTTCAAGATTTATAGAAAATGATGGAACAAAATTATTTGAACTTGTTAAAGAAAAAGGTCTGGAAGGAACCGTTGCAAAAAGAAAAGACAGTCTGTACTGGCCAGGTAAACGTACCAAAGACTGGGTAAAATGCAAAATAATGTCCACAGACGATTGTGTGGTCTGTGGATACATTCCGAAAGAAAATAATATGACCAGCCTGGTTCTTGGACAATACGATGATGATGTACTTGTATATAAGGGGCATGTCACACTCGGCGTAAGCTTAAGAGTATTAAAAGAGCATAATTATAAAGTGATCGATTACTCCCCTTTCGGTTATGTACCGCCAGGAAACGAGGATTGTGTTTGGCTGGCCCCGGAGCTGGTTTGTATCGTGGAATCAATGCCTACTGAAAAAGAAGGCTTTAGGCAGCCTGTATTTAAAGGTATACGAGATGACAAACTAGCCTTAGAATGTAAGGTATAA
- a CDS encoding AraC family transcriptional regulator, translating into MHAWESIQKVLDYIEDNLAQNCSPEELSKVAALSPFYFQRLFTRLVKRPVNEYVKMRRLARACEMLDDKGRRILDIALEYGFHSHEYFTKTFKSAFGITPEGYRNNPVRLNQIMKPDLLLGYTMIDENVPLITDSIVLEISRRTIDVPERYIGFSAQVLISQQTPLGDTTGIDVPGLLWDKFHGQKGKIKGLVPNGIEFAASSFSDNEDGTFTYFVGASAISGTTAYHDLVTWELPAAEYIVCSFEAESSEELITSALGKCMNYLFSIWLPKHNLSTQPFSAEKYISINPKMCKMELWVIPVSVTDQESR; encoded by the coding sequence ATGCACGCATGGGAATCAATCCAAAAGGTACTTGATTACATTGAGGACAATTTAGCACAAAACTGTTCGCCTGAAGAACTTTCAAAGGTTGCCGCTCTTTCGCCGTTTTATTTTCAACGCTTGTTTACCCGCCTTGTGAAGCGACCTGTAAATGAGTACGTTAAAATGCGCAGGCTTGCAAGAGCATGCGAAATGCTCGATGATAAGGGCAGGCGCATACTGGATATTGCCCTCGAATATGGCTTTCATAGCCATGAATATTTTACAAAAACATTCAAAAGTGCATTTGGAATAACTCCAGAGGGATACCGCAATAATCCTGTACGGTTGAATCAGATCATGAAGCCTGATTTATTGCTTGGCTATACAATGATTGACGAAAATGTACCGCTAATTACTGACAGTATCGTTTTGGAAATATCGCGCAGAACAATAGATGTTCCAGAACGATACATTGGTTTTTCCGCTCAGGTTTTGATCTCTCAACAAACCCCGCTCGGAGATACAACCGGCATTGATGTGCCCGGCCTGTTGTGGGATAAATTTCATGGACAAAAAGGGAAAATAAAGGGGCTTGTGCCAAACGGCATAGAGTTTGCTGCTTCTTCATTCAGCGATAATGAAGATGGTACTTTTACCTATTTTGTGGGTGCTTCTGCAATTTCTGGCACAACTGCATATCATGATTTAGTGACTTGGGAACTTCCTGCCGCGGAATATATTGTGTGTTCTTTTGAAGCAGAGAGTTCTGAAGAATTGATAACTTCGGCATTAGGTAAATGCATGAATTATTTGTTTAGCATCTGGCTTCCAAAACACAATTTATCAACGCAACCATTTTCAGCAGAAAAATATATAAGCATAAACCCCAAAATGTGCAAGATGGAATTATGGGTGATACCCGTATCAGTTACAGATCAAGAAAGCAGGTGA
- the ku gene encoding non-homologous end joining protein Ku, translated as MAIAHKSAISVGLLYIPVGLYKTTKDISVSFNQLCKDTHERVRQKKICPSCNKEVTSDEIIKGYEYEKGKYVTFTEDELEKIKTKKDKTIHIEHFAMLSDVDQIFYEKNYYVVPEPGAEKAYELLRQAMLAQAKVGIAKTVLGTTESLIVLYPTNEGIIAKTLFYQAEIQAVPVASAKVEVSNPEIEMAKTMIDSMTSTFDPGLYHDEYQEKLRQAIESKIAGKEIVNVDKESPNNIIDLMEAMKKTVEMTKGNKGLA; from the coding sequence ATGGCCATAGCTCATAAAAGTGCAATAAGCGTAGGTTTACTTTATATACCGGTGGGATTATACAAAACAACAAAAGATATATCAGTAAGTTTCAATCAACTCTGTAAGGATACCCACGAACGGGTAAGGCAAAAGAAAATATGTCCTTCATGCAATAAAGAGGTAACAAGCGATGAAATTATAAAGGGTTATGAATACGAAAAGGGTAAGTATGTAACTTTCACGGAAGATGAATTGGAAAAAATAAAAACAAAGAAAGATAAGACAATACACATTGAACATTTTGCAATGTTGTCTGATGTAGATCAAATTTTTTATGAAAAAAATTATTATGTTGTCCCAGAACCGGGAGCAGAAAAAGCATACGAACTATTAAGACAGGCAATGTTAGCCCAGGCAAAAGTTGGAATTGCAAAAACTGTCCTTGGTACAACAGAAAGTCTTATCGTATTATATCCAACAAATGAAGGAATCATTGCAAAAACTCTTTTTTATCAGGCAGAAATACAAGCGGTGCCCGTAGCATCCGCCAAAGTAGAGGTCAGTAATCCAGAAATAGAAATGGCAAAAACAATGATTGACTCTATGACATCTACTTTTGACCCCGGTTTATATCATGATGAATATCAGGAAAAACTCCGGCAGGCAATTGAATCTAAAATTGCCGGAAAAGAGATAGTAAATGTTGACAAAGAGAGTCCAAACAATATCATCGACTTGATGGAAGCGATGAAGAAGACCGTTGAAATGACAAAGGGTAACAAAGGGTTAGCATAA
- a CDS encoding DUF3788 domain-containing protein: MLWSELFNSVHEPLDNEIREFVQTPLWDNLTNYLQQTYNAKSNLFYSRCSMDQDFWKGWNVKYKKSGKALCTLYPKQGYFIALVNVGAKESLEAELLIPLCDEYTQDLYTQTKSGTSGKSLAINVTSESILRDVKELIALRAGRVR, translated from the coding sequence ATGTTGTGGAGCGAATTGTTCAATAGCGTTCATGAACCATTAGATAATGAAATAAGGGAATTTGTCCAAACTCCTTTATGGGATAATCTGACTAATTATTTACAGCAGACATACAATGCAAAATCGAACTTGTTTTATAGCCGTTGTTCCATGGATCAAGATTTTTGGAAAGGCTGGAATGTAAAATACAAAAAAAGCGGAAAAGCATTGTGTACACTTTACCCAAAGCAAGGGTATTTCATAGCCCTCGTTAATGTGGGAGCAAAAGAATCCCTGGAAGCTGAACTGCTAATTCCCCTTTGCGATGAGTACACACAAGATTTATATACACAGACTAAATCTGGTACAAGCGGTAAATCATTGGCGATAAACGTAACAAGCGAAAGCATATTGCGCGATGTAAAGGAATTGATTGCGCTGCGGGCTGGCCGTGTCAGGTAG
- a CDS encoding GNAT family N-acetyltransferase, which yields MEFTYDSNQIALYHSDNNLLAEVTFPAVDQNTVNIDHTYVDDSLRGQGVAGQLMEAVAKQLRSENKKAILTCSYAIKWFEKHPEYNDLVK from the coding sequence ATGGAATTTACTTACGATTCAAATCAAATCGCTCTCTACCATTCCGATAACAATTTACTCGCCGAGGTTACTTTTCCAGCAGTTGACCAGAATACCGTAAATATCGATCATACCTATGTAGATGATTCTCTTAGAGGTCAGGGTGTGGCAGGACAGCTTATGGAAGCTGTAGCAAAACAATTGCGTTCTGAAAATAAAAAAGCCATACTGACATGCTCCTATGCCATTAAGTGGTTCGAAAAGCACCCTGAATATAATGATTTGGTGAAATAG
- a CDS encoding methyltransferase family protein has translation MNAFLLIIPIFLIRFGLLKMINKDALNRAAFFAPLEGREKAAYLFYQLSNALIILYPPFLKIQTKPPLFFIALFIYILGISVLIIATVDFAKPEQSGINTNGIYKISRNPMYIGYFIYFSGCVLLTRSIFLFISLLVFQLAAHWIILSEERWCVNKFGTEYINYMNKVKRYF, from the coding sequence ATGAATGCATTTCTATTAATAATACCTATCTTTCTCATTCGTTTTGGCTTGTTAAAAATGATAAATAAAGATGCATTAAACCGTGCCGCTTTCTTTGCCCCATTAGAGGGCAGAGAAAAGGCTGCCTACCTGTTTTACCAGCTTTCAAACGCTTTGATTATCTTATATCCACCTTTTTTGAAAATTCAGACCAAACCACCATTGTTTTTTATCGCTTTATTTATCTACATCTTAGGTATCAGTGTTCTGATAATTGCCACTGTTGACTTTGCAAAACCTGAACAAAGCGGGATAAATACTAACGGAATATATAAGATCTCCCGTAACCCTATGTATATAGGATATTTCATATATTTCTCAGGCTGTGTGTTGTTAACACGTTCTATCTTTTTGTTTATATCTCTGCTTGTTTTTCAATTAGCTGCACACTGGATAATTCTTTCCGAAGAAAGATGGTGCGTCAATAAATTTGGGACAGAGTATATAAACTACATGAATAAGGTTAAACGGTACTTTTAA
- a CDS encoding GNAT family N-acetyltransferase — protein MFEFKDFDYLTDGEIDLKIEEKVPSNEEKGYVPAYRYKITSHKSDDGIGAIDIRIGNNENLYYGGHIGYMIKESYRGNSYASKACKIIKNVAIAHGMNRLIITCNPDNLPSRKTCEKAGLKLKEIVNIPPYNEMYESGERQKCIYEWILG, from the coding sequence ATGTTTGAGTTCAAAGATTTTGATTATTTAACCGATGGAGAAATTGATTTAAAGATTGAAGAAAAAGTACCATCTAATGAGGAAAAGGGCTATGTACCTGCATATAGATACAAAATTACATCACATAAATCAGACGATGGCATAGGTGCTATTGACATTCGGATCGGCAACAATGAAAACTTGTACTACGGGGGGCATATTGGCTATATGATTAAAGAAAGTTACCGAGGAAATAGTTATGCTTCAAAAGCGTGTAAAATCATCAAAAATGTAGCGATTGCACATGGGATGAACAGACTTATTATAACATGCAATCCAGACAACCTGCCATCACGAAAAACTTGCGAAAAGGCAGGGCTCAAACTTAAAGAAATAGTCAATATACCACCATATAATGAGATGTACGAAAGCGGAGAGCGACAAAAGTGTATCTATGAATGGATTTTAGGATAG
- a CDS encoding surface protein: MRKLPVFVLAAATALTVAGVPMTAQAATCSVSTSNCINLSNCFGQSGDLNSILSKLGCNSGNGNSCSNGTDCTTGSNCANGSNCSNGSSCTKGATCSGGNCSNSKNSSSCSKTKGATTNNGRQCKSSYGYWR; the protein is encoded by the coding sequence ATGAGAAAATTACCAGTATTCGTTTTAGCAGCAGCAACCGCACTTACTGTAGCAGGTGTTCCTATGACCGCTCAGGCAGCAACCTGCTCAGTGTCAACAAGTAATTGCATTAACCTTTCAAACTGTTTTGGACAGTCTGGGGATCTTAACAGCATCTTAAGTAAGCTTGGCTGCAACAGCGGCAACGGTAATAGCTGCAGCAACGGTACGGACTGTACTACTGGTTCCAACTGCGCCAATGGATCCAACTGCTCCAACGGTTCCTCTTGCACAAAGGGAGCTACCTGCTCTGGCGGTAACTGTTCCAACAGCAAGAACAGCAGCTCTTGTTCTAAGACTAAGGGTGCAACCACAAACAATGGCCGTCAGTGCAAGTCATCTTACGGATATTGGAGATAA